In Coccidioides posadasii str. Silveira chromosome 4, complete sequence, one genomic interval encodes:
- a CDS encoding uncharacterized protein (EggNog:ENOG410PRDT~COG:U~TransMembrane:1 (o94-113i)~BUSCO:15961at33183) codes for MVKLTEVEDEHFKEKPATTKNDALLLSDDDDDYTDTESEISTDSYATLEEESLYERIAALQDIIPPSSRRKISSTVSAITSFTKSTLSFGGKTLWVVSTSAFLLGVPWALALAEEQQYVQMEREQGMIKGANEMLTPGATSALTQGQQGAQPAI; via the exons ATGGTCAAGCTCACCGAGGTCGAGGACGAGCACTTCAAGGAGAAGCCCGCCACAACCAAGAACGACGCCCTACTCCTgagcgacgacgacgacgactACACAGACACCG AGTCCGAGATCTCAACCGACTCCTACGCCACTCTTGAAGAAGAATCCCTCTATGAACGCATCGCCGCCCTCCAAGATATCATTCCCCCATCCTCCCGGCGGAAAATCTCAAGCACAGTCTCCGCCATCACCTCCTTCACAAAATCAACCTTGTCCTTTGGCGGGAAGACGCTGTGGGTGGTGAGCACAAGTGCTTTCTTGCTGGGTGTGCCTTGGGCCCTCGCACTGGCCGAGGAGCAGCAATATGTCCAGATGGAGAGGGAGCAGGGCATGATCAAGGGCGCTAACGAG ATGTTAACTCCCGGTGCCACGAGTGCCTTGACGCAAGGTCAGCAAGGCGCTCAGCCAGCCATCTAA
- a CDS encoding uncharacterized protein (EggNog:ENOG410PIHX~COG:I~BUSCO:2286at33183), with translation MGDYAEDARELWRPANPEATSIHEFKSIVASKHAPGLESYHDLWQWSVDEPAKFWEEVWNYTGVKAHRPYEEVCQPEALLFPKRPFFDGSLLNFAENLLFPSSNPHEHAVAVIAATESTREHISWKDLRERVRLCIAAMRDAGVAKGDRVAGFVGNHPNTLIAMLATTSIGALWSGVSTDTGVHAVLERLRQIEPKLLFADNASIYNGKVHDTHAKVAEVAASLPCLQLVVIFDAVRDHAFDVSSIVSPNGSTVTYADFIASARTSDAPLRFEYLPPDHPIYILYSSGTTGAPKPIVHGALGTLLQHKKEHVLHCDIGPGDRLFYFTTTTWMMWHWLVSALASGSSIVLYDGSPFRPLDPENGKGDMAMARLIDELHITHFGTSAKYLSVLEQAALNPRKHPHRPVTFRTLRAIFSTGSPLAPSTFDYVYSSIHEDILLGSITGGTDIISLFGACCPILPVHRGEIQCRGLGMAVSVFDHAANDISKTDDAGDLVCTKPFPAQPVMFWPPGAVGEAKYRSSYFETYGDHTWHHGDFVKINPVTGGLVMLGRSDGVLKPAGVRFGSAEIYNVILKHFADEIEDSLCIGRRRNGIETDETVVLFVKLTNTSSASSGVSTPNGVVREPPTLPDGLAARIQAVIRKELSPRHVPAIIDSCPEIPVTSNGKKIENAVKQILCGLNIKTGASVANAACLEWYRKWAAEH, from the exons TCGAAGCACGCTCCCGGTCTAGAGTCATACCACGATCTCTGGCAATGGAGCGTCGATGAGCCTGCCAAGTTCTGGGAGGAGGTGTGGAACTACACCGGCGTCAAGGCTCACAGGCCGTATGAGGAG GTCTGCCAACCGGAAGCCCTCCTGTTCCCGAAACGCCCGTTCTTCGATGGATCTCTGCTTAATTTCGCGGAGAACCTCCTCTTCCCGTCCAGCAATCCCCACGAGCACGCCGTCGCCGTCATCGCTGCCACCGAATCCACCCGCGAACACATCTCATGGAAGGACCTGCGAGAAAGGGTTCGGCTGTGCATCGCCGCCATGCGCGATGCTGGCGTGGCCAAGGGAGATCGGGTTGCCGGGTTCGTCGGAAATCATCCCAACACCTTGATCGCCATGCTGGCCACGACCTCCATAGGAGCCCTCTGGAGCGGCGTCTCCACGGATACCGGGGTCCACGCCGTCCTAGAGCGCTTGCGCCAGATCGAGCCCAAGCTGCTCTTTGCGGACAATGCCTCCATATACAACGGCAAGGTCCACGACACACATGCAAAGGTCGCCGAGGTCGCCGCAAGTTTGCCGTGCCTGCAGCTGGTCGTCATCTTTGACGCCGTCAGAGATCATGCCTTTGACGTCTCCTCTATCGTATCACCTAACGGTTCCACTGTCACCTATGCCGACTTCATAGCCTCCGCCCGGACGTCAGACGCTCCCTTACGATTCGAATATCTCCCGCCCGATCACCCCATCTACATCCTCTACTCCTCCGGCACGACCGGAGCACCGAAACCCATCGTCCATGGAGCCCTGGGCACCCTTCTTCAGCACAAGAAGGAGCATGTGCTTCACTGCGACATCGGCCCCGGCGACAGATTGTTCTACTTCACCACCACAACATGGATGATGTGGCACTGGCTCGTGTCCGCGCTGGCCAGCGGATCGAGCATTGTGCTCTATGACGGATCACCTTTCCGACCGCTGGACCCGGAAAACGGAAAAGGCGACATGGCCATGGCTCGACTGATCGACGAGCTACACATCACCCACTTCGGAACCTCTGCGAAATACCTCTCCGTGCTGGAGCAGGCCGCGCTGAACCCGCGAAAGCATCCCCACCGACCCGTGACGTTCCGGACATTGCGGGCAATCTTCAGCACTGGCTCTCCGCTGGCCCCTTCGACGTTTGACTACGTCTACTCTTCCATCCACGAGGATATCCTGCTGGGTTCCATCACCGGTGGCACGGACATCATCTCGCTCTTTGGAGCCTGCTGCCCGATCCTTCCTGTCCACCGAGGAGAGATCCAGTGTCGAGGACTGGGCATGGCCGTGTCCGTCTTTGACCACGCGGCCAATGACATCAGCAAGACGGATGACGCTGGAGACCTGGTGTGCACCAAGCCGTTTCCCGCGCAACCCGTCATGTTCTGGCCTCCGGGCGCCGTCGGCGAAGCAAAGTACCGTTCGAGCTACTTCGAGACGTATGGAGATCACACCTGGCACCATGGGGATTTCGTCAAGATCAATCCCGTCACGGGAGGACTGGTCATGCTAGGCAGAAGCGACGGTGTGTTGAAGCCCGCCGGCGTGAGATTCGGAAGCGCTGAGATATACAACGTGATCCTGAAGCATTTTGCCGACGAGATCGAGGACTCTCTGTGCATTGGACGGCGAAGAAATGGAATTGAGACCGACGAGACGGTTGTCCTGTTCGTCAAGCTGACCAACACGTCCTCCGCGTCCTCGGGGGTCTCTACTCCGAACGGAGTCGTCAGGGAGCCGCCGACTCTGCCTGATGGTCTGGCGGCTCGCATCCAGGCCGTGATCCGCAAGGAGCTGAGTCCGCGCCATGTGCCAGCCATCATCGACTCCTGCCCAGAGATTCCCGTGACATCCAATGGCAAGAAGATCGAGAACGCAGTGAAGCAGATCCTGTGTGGATTGAACATCAAGACGGGAGCGAGCGTTGCAAATGCTGCCTGTCTCGAGTGGTATCGGAAATGGGCCGCCGAGCATTAa
- a CDS encoding uncharacterized protein (EggNog:ENOG410PYD0~COG:I~BUSCO:14512at33183), whose amino-acid sequence MRMQRLSVSLFVLDYFIKRKSNIMAEDYFPDIPIPPPKNRGYLQPFILPPRRQHTHTVILLHGRGGNGRDFGVELITTKLLSCDTLPQRFPSTKFIFPTAKLRRSTQFKRIPIAQWFDLTNLGTENERRDIQHEGLRESAQFVHRIIEEEAALVGIGNVVVGGLSQGAAQALHILMSYDDGGKGGLGGYVGMSGWLPFQKEMAELVNEYSRDANGDRLDDPFERNGEDGPAHLLNLSGDSRSDLGARAVNFSRECVLDIDPLPPRDTAPGCLSTPIWLAHGALDEKVRPRLGELAAQTMEKLGWDVTWMLYDDLEHWFAPYELDDMAIFLSARVGIPEDRLGA is encoded by the exons ATGCGCATGCAGCGCC tctctgtctctctctttgTGCTGGATTACTTCATCAAGCGGAAATCCAACATCATGGCCGAAGATTATTTCCCAGACATCCCCATCCCTCCGCCCAAAAACCGGGGCTACCTCCAACCCTTCATCCTCCCCCCGCGCCGGCAGCACACCCACACCGTGATTCTCCTCCACGGCCGCGGCGGCAACGGTCGCGACTTTGGCGTCGAGCTGATCACCACCAAGCTTCTCTCATGCGACACGCTCCCGCAGCGCTTTCCCAGCACAAAATTCATTTTCCCCACCGCCAAGCTACGGCGGTCCACGCAGTTCAAGCGCATTCCCATCGCGCAATGGTTCGACCTGACGAATCTAGGCACGGAAAATGAGCGACGGGACATACAGCATGAAGGACTGAGGGAGAGCGCGCAGTTCGTACATCGGATCATCGAGGAGGAGGCGGCGCTGGTGGGGATTGGGAACGTTGTTGTGGGCGGGCTGAGTCAGGGCGCTGCGCAGGCACTACATATACTGATGAGCTACGATGATGGCGGGAAGGGCGGCCTGGGAGGGTACGTGGGTATGAGTGGTTGGTTGCCGTTTCAGAAAGAGATGGCAGAACTGGTGAATGAGTACTCTCGTGATGCGAACGGTGACCGATTGGACGACCCGTTTGAGAGGAATGGAGAAGACGGGCCGGCGCACCTACTAAACTTGTCGGGTGATAGCCGTTCCGATCTTGGCGCTCGTGCGGTGAATTTCTCGCGTGAATGTGTCCTTGATATCGACCCGCTTCCACCGAGGGATACGGCGCCTGGCTGCCTATCCACTCCCATCTGGCTTGCGCACGGGGCGCTCGACGAGAAGGTCCGACCGCGCTTGGGCGAACTGGCCGCTCAGACgatggagaagcttgggTGGGACGTTACGTGGATGCTGTATGATGACCTGGAGCATTGGTTTGCGCCATACGAGCTGGATGATATGGCCATATTTTTGAGCGCGAGGGTGGGCATACCGGAG GACCGTTTGGGTGCTTAA
- a CDS encoding uncharacterized protein (EggNog:ENOG410PQ82~COG:S~BUSCO:9520at33183) → MRPKRQTRLNFTPVSSSSPKAVHSSARATDRLANVRYSPTFSSPLASKAAVKREPISSSPTPLRIIKSEPSSDEDEDPIRAPGSAFRCRRFSLREVKQEPSSDDDDEEEEDTVRAPHPSRRTGKRPIVGSSDDSGGQEDSDSDDIVKPSRTKRRRHNEEVKTPVRSRDQSDQEMRDLEEDMEDLRDTATTKRRTRGYAAQSASKLRQKHQLEALRRRRAGERPATVSPPEKSESSQEDEEASILSVSTSSDEDILEDSDIERAVPEDLDKYEDDFVLEDDDAEIGAPAHLVDMPFEFSRHRYKRLRDHFRDVVEWMVHNKLNPAFSREDEVYKVAFIKVNDEVTGVAGSQLVSSVWSKKFIRALEARPGIEITPEPHARLLQNWCDACNRSKHPPKFDIRFTGKPYLLETLEPVYDDEDSIASDDVVDEEEETDPLDRSNIDREGRRIADESTHFYVGRFCKAKATMAHTLIHWRFRLNEWVIDYLERKGVFSNAKILEREHWSVKKKTRYANEVVDEMQEKEIDRLWKDFNLKLKGAKQDGGE, encoded by the exons ATGCGCCCGAAAAGGCAGACGAGATTGAACTTTACTCCTGTTTCATCCTCCTCTCCTAAGGCGGTACACAGCTCCGCCCGAGCCACTGATCGACTTGCTAATGTTCGTTATTCTCCAACCTTTAGCTCACCGCTCGCATCAAAAGCGGCTGTCAAACGCGAGCCGATCTCAAGTAGCCCGACTCCGTTGCGCATAATAAAGAGTGAGCCGTCGTCCGATGAAGACGAGGATCCCATTCGGGCTCCAGGTTCGGCCTTTCGCTGTCGTCGATTCTCATTGCGCGAAGTAAAACAAGAACCATCGtccgacgacgacgatgaagaagaagaagacacaGTCCGTGCCCCTCATCCTAGCCGTCGAACGGGGAAAAGACCAATTGTCGGATCAAGCGACGATAGTGGTGGTCAAGAAGACTCCGATTCTGACGATATCGTTAAGCCATCTCGCACAAAGCGCAGAAGGCACAATGAAGAAGTAAAGACTCCTGTGCGGTCTCGTGACCAATCAGATCAAGAGATGCGCGACCTAGAGGAGGATATGGAGGATCTCCGGGACACTG CTACGACAAAACGCAGAACAAGGGGATACGCCGCTCAGTCGGCCAGCAAACTTAGACAAAAGCACCAGCTAGAGGCTCTGCGTCGTCGTCGTGCCGGTGAAAGACCAGCAACGGTATCCCCGCCCGAGAAATCAGAAAGTTCGcaggaagacgaagaagcGTCCATATTGTCCGTCTCTACTTCCTCGGACGAGGATATACTAGAGGATAGCGACATTGAACGTGCCGTCCCAGAAGACCTTGATAAATACGAAGATGATTTTGTGTTGGAAGACGACGACGCCGAAATTGGTGCCCCAGCGCACCTGGTTGACATGCCATTCGAGTTCTCCCGTCACCGGTACAAGCGACTTAGAGACCATTTTAGAGACGTCGTCGAGTGGATGGTGCATAACAAACTGAACCCAGCGTTTTCTCGGGAAGACGAGGTGTATAAAGTTGCGTTTATTAAGGTCAATGACGAAGTGACAGGTGTGGCGGGCTCGCAGTTGGTGTCTTCTGTCTGGAGCAAAAAGTTCATACGAGCGCTTGAAGCCCGACCAGGTATTGAAATCACCCCCGAACCGCATGCGAGGCTACTACAAAATTGGTGTGACGCCTGCAACAGATCAAAGCATCCACCTAAATTTGATATCCGCTTCACCGGGAAACCATATCTCCTGGAAACCCTGGAGCCGGTTTATGATGATGAGGACAGCATCGCTAGCGACGATGTCGtcgatgaagaggaagagaccGACCCGTTAGATCGAAGCAACATTGACCGCGAAGGCCGCCGGATCGCTGACGAAAGTACTCATTTCTACGTTGGAAGGTTCTGCAAAGCGAAAGCAACTATGGCACACACCCTTATCCACTGGCGCTTCCGCCTCAATGAATGGGTCATTGATTATCTGGAGCGCAAAGGCGTCTTTTCAAACGCGAAAATTTTGGAGCGAGAGCATTGGAgtgtgaagaagaagacgcGATACGCGAATGAGGTGGTGGATGAGATGCAAGAAAAGGAGATCGATCGGCTGTGGAAGGATTTCAACTTGAAGTTGAAAGGGGCGAAGCAGGACGGAGGG GAATAA
- the MAS2 gene encoding Mitochondrial-processing peptidase subunit alpha (BUSCO:161113at4751~EggNog:ENOG410PH82~COG:O~MEROPS:MER0079232~BUSCO:6675at33183), giving the protein MPRFAIRPGSLRPLIRPHLAQRFDPRWTKRFAQVKSTGSEAATKDPVELDQITTLPNGLRVATESLPGPFAGVGVYIDAGSRYENESLRGVSHIVDRLAFKSTKTRTGDQMLEALESLGGNIQCASSRESLMYQSASFNSAVPTTLGLLAETIREPLITDEEVQMQLAVADYEIRELWAKPEMILPELVNMAAYKDNTLGNPLLCPKERLDQIDRKTVERYRDVFFGPERMVVAFAGVPHAEAVRLTEMYFGDMKRKTAPVLEGVGSEIRVNDADEEVPTMPAFSPSSTTVAETSSSSSSSSSRTSSSASTSRSSSSGMFSKLPFLKSLSTSASARASVSPLSPDLLKPDTLNLNQVSHYTGGFLSLPPIPPPANPALPRLSYIHIAFEALPISSPDIYALATLQTLLGGGGSFSAGGPGKGMYSRLYTNVLNQHGWVESCMAFNLSYTDSGLFGISASCHPQRLTHMIDVICGELQALTLEKGYSALQLAEVNRAKNQLRSSLLMNLESRMVELEDLGRQVQVHGRKIGAMEMCKQIEAVTVADLRRVAKDVFFSKVKNKGMGTGLPTVVLQEGELEGVKLNPMRWNDIQDRINGWYLGRR; this is encoded by the exons ATGCCTCGTTTTGCAATAAGACCAGGCTCATTACGACCTTTAATTCGCCCGCATCTAGCGCAGAGGTTCGATCCTCGATGGACTAAACGGTTCGCACAGGTCAAATCCACCGGCTCCGAGGCCGCAACCAAG GACCCCGTTGAGCTTGACCAGATCACCACCTTACCCAATGGCCTCCGCGTCGCCACGGAATCGCTGCCGGGGCCCTTCGCCGGCGTCGGCGTGTACATCGACGCAGGCTCACGCTACGAGAACGAAAGCCTCCGCGGCGTGAGCCACATCGTCGACCGGCTGGCGTTCAAATCGACGAAGACGCGGACGGGCGACCAGATGCTCGAGGCGCTGGAGTCGCTGGGGGGAAACATCCAGTGCGCGTCGTCGCGGGAGTCGCTGATGTACCAGTCCGCGAGCTTCAACTCCGCGGTGCCGACGACGCTGGGCCTTCTGGCGGAGACGATCCGCGAGCCGCTCATCACGGACGAAGAGGTGCAGATGCAGCTTGCCGTGGCGGACTATGAGATCCGTGAGCTGTGGGCGAAGCCCGAGATGATATTGCCGGAGCTGGTGAACATGGCGGCGTACAAGGATAATACGCTGGGGAACCCGCTGCTGTGTCCGAAGGAGAGGCTGGATCAGATCGATAGGAAGACGGTGGAGAGGTATCGGGATGTGTTCTTTGGGCCGGAGAGGATGGTAGTTGCGTTTGCCGGCGTGCCGCATGCGGAGGCGGTGAGGTTGACGGAGATGTACTTTGGGGATATGAAGAGGAAGACGGCGCCGGTGCTGGAGGGAGTGGGAAGCGAGATCAGGGTTAACGATGCCGATGAGGAGGTTCCTACGATGCCGGCGTTTTCTCCTTCATCTACGACAGTGGCCGAGACgtcgtcctcctcctcgtcaTCGTCTTCGAGAACATCGTCCTCTGCGTCTACGTCCAGATCTTCATCGTCGGGGATGTTCTCCAAACTCCCATTCCTCAAATCCCTCTCTACCTCCGCCTCAGCACGCGCCTCCGTCTCCCCGCTCTCTCCAGACCTTTTGAAACCCGACACCCTCAACCTCAACCAAGTATCCCACTACACCGGCGGCTTCCTCTCCCTCCCGCCCATCCCGCCTCCCGCTAACCCCGCCCTCCCCCGCCTCAGCTACATCCACATCGCCTTCGAAGCCCTCCCCATCTCCTCCCCAGACATCTACGCCCTCGCCACCCTCCAAACCCTCCTCGGCGGTGGCGGCTCCTTCTCCGCCGGCGGTCCCGGCAAAGGCATGTACTCACGCCTCTACACCAACGTCCTCAACCAACACGGCTGGGTCGAGAGCTGCATGGCCTTCAACCTCAGCTACACCGACAGCGGACTCTTCGGCATCTCCGCCTCCTGCCACCCGCAACGCCTGACACACATGATCGATGTGATCTGCGGTGAGCTGCAGGCGCTCACTCTGGAGAAGGGCTACTCGGCCCTGCAGCTCGCCGAGGTCAATCGCGCCAAGAACCAGCTGCGCTCGTCGCTGCTGATGAATCTGGAGTCGCGCATGGTCGAGCTCGAGGACCTGGGCAGACAGGTGCAGGTGCACGGACGCAAGATCGGGGCGATGGAGATGTGTAAGCAGATCGAGGCCGTGACGGTGGCGGATCTACGGCGTGTTGCCAAGGACGTGTTCTTCAGTAAGGTGAAGAACAAGGGGATGGGCACGGGACTGCCGACGGTGGTGTTGCAGGAGGGAGAGTTGGAAGGAGTCAAGTTGAATCCGATGAGGTGGAATGATATTCAGGATAGGATTAACGGGTGGTATCTAGGAAGAAGGTGA